A region of Solibacillus isronensis DNA encodes the following proteins:
- the trmFO gene encoding FADH(2)-oxidizing methylenetetrahydrofolate--tRNA-(uracil(54)-C(5))-methyltransferase TrmFO, translated as MTQQVVNVIGAGLAGSEAAWQIAKRGVNVRLYEMRPVKQTPAHHTDKFAELVCSNSLRANGLTNAVGVIKEEMRKLDSVIIAAADNSSVPAGGALAVDRHEFAGIVTEKVKNHPLIEVINEEVTEIPEGITVIATGPLTSEALAKQIQGLTGEDYLYFYDAAAPIIEKDSINMDKVYLKSRYDKGEAAYLNCPMTKEEFDAFREALITAECAPLKEFEKEKYFEGCMPIEVMAARGEKTMTFGPMKPVGLEDPKTDKRPYAVVQLRQDDAAGTLYNLVGFQTHLKWPEQKRVFSMIPGLENLEIVRYGVMHRNTFINSPKVLTQTYQLKARPNLFFAGQMTGVEGYVESAGSGLIAGINAARMALGQELLYFPHETALGAMARYITHTDAKNFQPMNVNFGIFPELGERIKSKPERAERHANRALESIQNFINNQAI; from the coding sequence ATGACACAACAAGTAGTAAATGTAATTGGTGCAGGTTTAGCCGGTTCAGAAGCAGCTTGGCAAATTGCGAAGCGCGGTGTGAACGTACGTTTATATGAAATGCGCCCAGTAAAACAAACACCAGCACATCATACAGATAAATTCGCTGAGCTTGTATGCTCCAACTCATTACGTGCAAACGGACTGACAAATGCCGTTGGTGTAATTAAAGAGGAAATGCGTAAATTGGATTCTGTTATTATTGCAGCGGCAGACAATAGCTCTGTACCTGCAGGCGGTGCTTTAGCAGTAGACCGTCATGAATTTGCCGGTATCGTAACAGAAAAAGTGAAAAACCACCCGTTAATCGAGGTAATTAATGAAGAGGTAACTGAAATTCCGGAAGGCATTACAGTAATCGCAACCGGTCCATTAACTTCAGAAGCATTGGCAAAACAAATTCAGGGCCTTACAGGGGAAGACTATTTGTACTTCTATGATGCAGCAGCACCGATCATCGAAAAAGATTCGATCAATATGGATAAAGTATACTTGAAATCACGCTATGATAAAGGCGAAGCAGCATACTTGAACTGTCCGATGACAAAAGAAGAATTCGATGCTTTCCGTGAAGCGCTTATTACAGCGGAATGTGCACCTTTAAAAGAATTCGAAAAAGAAAAGTATTTCGAAGGATGTATGCCGATTGAAGTAATGGCAGCACGCGGCGAAAAGACAATGACATTCGGACCGATGAAACCGGTTGGTCTGGAAGATCCGAAAACGGATAAACGCCCATATGCTGTTGTTCAGTTACGACAAGATGATGCAGCGGGGACACTTTACAATTTAGTAGGTTTCCAAACACATTTAAAATGGCCGGAACAGAAGCGTGTCTTCTCGATGATTCCTGGCTTAGAGAACCTGGAAATTGTACGCTACGGCGTAATGCACCGTAATACGTTCATCAATTCACCAAAAGTGCTGACACAAACATATCAGTTGAAAGCACGTCCAAACCTTTTCTTCGCTGGTCAAATGACAGGTGTTGAAGGTTATGTAGAATCAGCCGGCAGTGGTCTGATTGCAGGGATTAATGCAGCACGTATGGCTTTAGGCCAAGAGTTGCTTTACTTCCCGCATGAAACAGCATTAGGTGCAATGGCTCGATACATTACACATACAGATGCGAAAAACTTCCAGCCGATGAACGTGAATTTCGGGATTTTCCCGGAACTTGGCGAGCGTATCAAATCAAAGCCGGAGCGTGCTGAGCGCCATGCTAACCGCGCATTAGAATCGATTCAGAATTTTATCAATAATCAGGCAATTTAA